The Salvelinus namaycush isolate Seneca chromosome 1, SaNama_1.0, whole genome shotgun sequence genome has a window encoding:
- the LOC120050181 gene encoding RING finger protein 223, giving the protein MDPYQEPRLGFQPPLDEGAPDLECAICFSQFNNVFRTPKMLQCNHTFCLECLARMNVKSAKPDSIQCPLCRGHTPLPDLGLPKLTTDRAVLSYLPGAMQRVYSIRFNRNKGKLQVKRTTDVPPPLNSLRSISHSLDVGLPSPTGGSGDVEGGQRRRLGALLRLCRRPGCRASLLVSVVMMMVVLTCVIIFLLAYKQL; this is encoded by the coding sequence ATGGACCCCTACCAGGAGCCTCGACTCGGTTTCCAGCCCCCGCTTGACGAGGGCGCCCCAGACCTGGAATGTGCCATCTGCTTCAGCCAGTTCAACAATGTCTTCCGCACTCCCAAGATGCTCCAGTGCAATCACACCTTTTGCCTGGAGTGCCTGGCCCGTATGAATGTCAAGTCAGCCAAGCCGGACTCCATCCAGTGCCCATTGTGCCGGGGCCACACACCGCTACCCGACCTGGGGTTGCCCAAGCTGACCACGGACCGGGCCGTGCTCTCTTACCTCCCCGGGGCCATGCAGCGTGTCTACAGCATCCGCTTCAACCGCAACAAGGGCAAGCTGCAGGTGAAGAGGACCACCGATGTACCCCCCCCCCTGAACTCGCTGCGTTCTATTAGTCACTCTCTGGATGTGGGGCTGCCAAGCCCCACAGGAGGCAGCGGGGACGTAGAGGGGGGGCAGAGGCGAAGGCTCGGGGCACTGCTGAGACTGTGTCGTAGACCAGGATGCAGAGCCTCCCTCCTGGTGtcagtggtgatgatgatggtggtgctTACCTGCGTCATCATCTTTCTCCTCGCATATAAACAGCTATAA